One Lysinibacillus sp. OF-1 DNA segment encodes these proteins:
- a CDS encoding helix-turn-helix domain-containing protein has protein sequence MIKITLTVNEVAEMLGTSTATIYSAVRKSEIPHFKVRGKILFNREVVEAWTKGEVKQMQHI, from the coding sequence ATGATAAAAATCACTTTGACGGTTAATGAAGTGGCGGAGATGCTAGGCACTTCTACAGCTACAATCTATTCAGCAGTAAGGAAGTCTGAAATCCCCCACTTTAAAGTACGTGGGAAAATCCTTTTCAATCGTGAAGTTGTTGAAGCCTGGACTAAAGGTGAAGTTAAGCAAATGCAACATATTTAG
- a CDS encoding DNA primase family protein translates to MQEIITSNDFYFSIAIAKHRTSSRWKNEQMSWSELLQRISKTTRTNETFNEYLNMSADEQASIKDVGGYLIGELKDGIRQNDNVLNRRIVTLDADHIGKHEFWEELQLFHGFECAIYSTHKHTSEAKRLRLLIPLDRVINAEEYEPIARVLASDLGIDYFDDTTYQKSRMMFWPSTSSDGEYVFDYQDGHLVSADQVLSRYKDFKDPNEWPYSSRMKERRQIERDIKKAGNPLEKPNVIGLFCRTYSIHEAIETFLPDVYEQTTEINRYTYIKGTTWGGMRTYEDVFSYSHHGTDPVSQQLVNAFDLVRIHLFGDIDDEEDMAKDVTKRPSYARMVELVQKDKKAQQQLIEDTKQSAIDDFGDLEDEEEQTNKNLDIADHFFSKHGFNPTKLAECLVQANPIITVDGIVYVYENGVYVADNERKVRRMTARVLGDRYRSTHGNEVVEIIKDLHTVKSIHLEKPSTKIVNLKNGLLDWRTGELMEHCSDFISFSQIPVRYDETATCPNIEKFISEVVPADSINMVYELFGLCLIPKNLGVAFFLLGSGSNGKSVFIDLLNAFIGEENISNVSLQDLSSNRFKLAQLQNKLLNTQADLPGSALSDTDIFKAVVTSDKLNAERKNVDAFNFRPYARLVYGMNKIPHSRDFSKGFIRRLKIITFPNSFGGNGAKSKKADVNLLEKLTTEQELSGLLNKAIAGLRTLMERGRFEDTASSREALKDYIAVSDPLQTFIDDLCDLDEENKVVAEELHNAYIEYLRESNVYSTPTRSQFVGDMQSKGFEYKRTFGSTKMQLLGIALLSGNNSVEGDFKGKDDLLT, encoded by the coding sequence ATGCAGGAAATTATAACATCAAATGACTTCTATTTTTCCATAGCGATAGCTAAGCATCGTACTTCATCAAGATGGAAAAATGAACAAATGAGTTGGTCAGAGCTATTACAACGTATTAGTAAGACGACTCGAACAAACGAAACATTTAACGAATATCTAAACATGTCTGCTGATGAACAAGCATCTATAAAGGACGTAGGTGGATACCTCATAGGCGAACTTAAAGATGGTATTCGTCAAAACGACAATGTGTTAAATAGACGGATAGTAACACTTGATGCTGATCATATTGGCAAACATGAGTTTTGGGAAGAATTACAACTTTTTCATGGCTTTGAGTGTGCGATATATAGCACACATAAGCATACCAGTGAAGCTAAACGTCTACGATTACTTATTCCATTAGACAGAGTAATAAATGCTGAAGAATATGAACCAATAGCGAGAGTTTTAGCTAGTGATCTTGGAATAGATTACTTCGATGATACGACTTATCAAAAGTCTCGTATGATGTTTTGGCCGTCAACGAGTTCAGATGGTGAGTATGTATTCGATTATCAGGATGGCCATTTAGTGAGTGCTGACCAGGTCCTTTCAAGATATAAAGATTTTAAGGATCCGAATGAATGGCCTTATAGCAGTCGTATGAAAGAGCGAAGACAAATCGAACGAGATATTAAAAAAGCAGGCAATCCATTAGAAAAGCCAAATGTTATAGGGCTATTTTGTAGAACATATAGCATTCACGAAGCGATTGAAACCTTTCTACCTGATGTATATGAGCAAACTACTGAAATAAACCGATACACATACATTAAAGGCACCACTTGGGGAGGCATGAGAACCTATGAAGATGTATTCTCATATTCCCATCATGGTACCGATCCAGTTTCTCAACAGCTGGTGAATGCTTTTGATTTAGTGCGTATCCATTTATTTGGTGATATTGACGACGAGGAGGATATGGCGAAAGACGTTACTAAACGGCCCTCATATGCTCGTATGGTCGAATTAGTTCAAAAGGATAAGAAGGCACAGCAGCAGTTAATTGAGGATACTAAACAAAGCGCTATAGATGATTTTGGCGACTTAGAGGATGAGGAAGAACAAACTAATAAAAACCTTGATATTGCTGATCACTTTTTCTCCAAGCATGGTTTTAATCCAACTAAGTTAGCTGAGTGCTTAGTTCAGGCAAACCCAATTATTACAGTCGATGGCATTGTTTATGTGTACGAGAATGGGGTTTATGTAGCTGATAACGAGCGCAAGGTTCGTAGGATGACTGCTAGAGTGCTAGGTGATAGATATCGTAGTACACATGGTAATGAGGTAGTGGAGATAATTAAAGACTTGCATACGGTGAAATCGATACACCTGGAGAAGCCAAGCACCAAAATAGTTAACCTCAAAAATGGTCTACTTGATTGGCGAACAGGCGAGTTGATGGAGCACTGTAGTGATTTCATTTCTTTCAGTCAAATACCTGTTAGATACGATGAGACAGCTACTTGCCCCAATATTGAAAAATTCATCAGCGAAGTAGTACCGGCAGATTCAATAAATATGGTGTACGAGCTGTTCGGTTTATGCCTCATTCCTAAGAATTTAGGAGTAGCATTTTTCCTCTTAGGTTCAGGATCAAACGGGAAGTCTGTATTTATCGATTTATTGAACGCATTTATTGGTGAGGAAAATATATCAAATGTGAGTCTACAAGATTTATCTTCTAATAGGTTCAAGCTTGCTCAGCTGCAGAACAAGCTACTCAATACCCAAGCAGATTTACCTGGCAGTGCTTTAAGTGACACTGATATTTTTAAGGCGGTTGTAACATCGGACAAGCTTAATGCAGAACGAAAAAATGTAGATGCATTTAATTTTAGACCTTATGCCCGGCTAGTATACGGAATGAACAAAATACCCCATTCTAGGGATTTCTCAAAAGGCTTTATTCGCCGCCTTAAAATTATCACTTTTCCTAATAGTTTTGGAGGAAACGGTGCGAAAAGTAAGAAAGCGGATGTGAATCTTCTTGAGAAATTAACCACAGAACAAGAGCTTTCTGGCTTGCTTAATAAGGCTATAGCTGGTTTGAGAACATTAATGGAGCGTGGCCGTTTCGAGGATACGGCTTCCTCGCGCGAAGCACTTAAAGACTATATAGCTGTTAGTGACCCTCTTCAAACATTTATTGACGACCTATGTGATCTGGATGAAGAAAATAAAGTAGTAGCAGAAGAATTGCATAATGCTTACATCGAATACTTACGAGAAAGTAACGTGTACAGCACGCCTACTCGTAGTCAATTTGTAGGGGACATGCAATCTAAAGGCTTCGAATATAAGCGAACATTCGGCAGTACCAAAATGCAACTCTTAGGCATCGCCTTATTAAGTGGTAATAATTCAGTTGAGGGTGATTTCAAAGGGAAGGACGATTTACTAACATAG